The stretch of DNA AGCGAGGAACACACCCGGAGGACGTACCTGGCCGGCCAGCATCGGGGTCGGATCCTCCCAGAACTGGAGATCATGGGCGCGGGCGTTAGCGAGGACCAGATTCAGCGCATTACCGTCGCGGCGCCCGCTCCGACCCATTCGCTGGACATAGTTCGCTTCCTCCGGCGGGACGGAACTAAGGAGCAGGGTCGACAGGTCTCCGATGTCGATCCCCATCTCGAGCGTCGGGGTTGCCGAGATCAGGTTGGGGGCCCAACGGGCCTCCCCTTTTATGAAGCCGGATTCAACCCGCAACCGCTCATCCGCCTCGAGAATCCCGGTGTGCTCACGGGCCACGACCCGGTGATTTCGGTCGGAGGCGAGTGACCGGCGGAGAGCTGGCCGCGTCGGCACGGAAGCTGCCTCCAAATAACCGTCACATCCAATCCGGGCACAAGGAGCCCCCAGCGCGCTCTCTGCGTTCTCTGCGAGAGCGGTCTCGTGACGCCCGCATCGGCCGCAAACAAGCCCGAGAGTGGCGGTCGAGACGGTGACATGCTCTGGCTCGAGGAGCCACGCGTGACAGTTTTGCCCGTCCGGACCATTTACCCGTCGGACAAGGCCATCGGCTTCCAGCCGGTTCAGGACAATCGGATAGATCGTGTCCGGGTCAGTCCCGACCTGCAGATCGACTGGCCCCAGCGCACGGAAGAGCCAGTCTCGGTACCAGTTCGAGACGTGGTTACGGGTGATCCGCTCGAATCCTGGCGGACTGCCCTGAAGGGTGATCGGAGTAGGAGCTAGCCCTCTGCGATAGTTCGGCACTGGCAGAGTTCTGCTCTGGCCGAGCCCCATCTGGACCGCCGCACGGTACCAGTTCAGGCCACGCGCAGCTTGGCTTGTCGCCACCGCATTGACAACATAGGGGTGGCCGACGGCCCCCTGTTGACGCATCCGCTGCACGATTCCGGACAAGAACTGAGTGAGTACGTTCGGGTTAATCTGCGGCGCGCCCGGGAACGCGTTGCGGATTTCGTTCGCTAGGCGCTCGGCCGAGGACCGCAACAGGTCCACCGCGACGTCCGCGGCCGCCATTCCATTGACTTCGAGTGTGTGGCTGAAATGCGCCCGGTAGCTCAGATCGACAAAATACTCCCAGCCGAGGCGGAGTTGCATCTGCTCAAGGAAGACAGGGTCCGAAATCGAAATCCCGTCGCGGATCAGGTCCTGATACCTGCGGCGCCAAGTCTGCTCCTTGGCGATGAAGAGTGCGGTGAAATCGTCAGCCCCGAGTGCATCGAGATGTGCAGCAGGGACCTCCTCAATCACCTCCCGAAGGGTCATCTGCCCTGTCTCCGCGCCGGTCAACGCAGTAAACAGGGACTTCTGATAGACGGAGAGGGCGTTTCGCGTTTCCGCAATCGCGGCCCGATGCGCCGCGTCCTGAACCGAGTCCGAGAACATCAGGAAACGCGGCTTCGCTTCCGGTCGCTCTTCATTCTGCGCCGAGGTGTAGAGGGTTCCGGTGATCCCGGTCGTCAGTCGGGCGGCCCGCATTCCAAACAGGAGGAGCCCGCGGGCCTGACCGCAAGCGGGGCAAGTCCGATCTATCCGTCCCTGACCATCAGTCGGGCTGTACATCCAGACCGGGGATGCTGAACCTGGCTCGAGTCCCTCGTGGTCTGCGGGGGTGAAGTCGACCGACTCCGCATCGAGCAGCCCTTTGACGATCTGACTGCCCCCACCGCTCGCCTGTACCATGCGATCGATGGAGTCGTGATAAAAGAGACGGATCCGGTCGGCACCATTCTCGTCGAAGAACTCTTCGTAAAGCTGGTCTAGCGGGGCCCAGCAAGATTTCGACCCCGAGTTCAGGCGACCAACATGGGCCGTTGCGCCGCACCGGTTGCAGTTCACAACCGGGAGGGAACGACGGAGTGCCTGGCGGTCGAGGTCGAGTGCGTGGGACAGGTGCATAGTCGAACGTCGCCCGACCGCTTCAAGACGCGGCAGGTTCGTCACCATGCGGGACATCTCCCGGACCCAGATTTGGAGCCGGACGTTGAACAGAGGGCGCGGGTTGTCGACCGCTCCAGAGCGCGCCCAGGCGACCAAGGCGACCACCAGTTCGGCGAGGGCTCGGTGGTCCGCTGCCACCCAGTCCCGCAATACGCGCACTTGCGCGAGACCCGCTGTGATCGCGTCGAGCGACGCCGGCCCCGGATGCTCGGCGATGATCTTGAGCGCGCGCTGGCAAAGGTGGTGCTGAAGGAGCCGTTCTCCGAGCGCGATCCGCCAAGCAGAGTCGGCAGGGTTCCCGTCGCGAAGAACTGCGAAGTCCGGGTCGGCTTCGTCAGGGAAGAGGCAGTGAGCCAGCCGCTGAGCCGCGAACGGTTGATCGAGCTCCACCGCCTCCCGCAGGGCGGCGTGGATACCAACGGGATCAGGGCGATCGACATATTCGGGGTCGCCAAACACCTCGTTGGGCGTTTTCCGGGTTTCCCGGATAACAGCGTCTGCATCGAACGGCTCGCCGAAAATCGTCTCCGCGTAGCGCCGGAGCTCCGTTGCCGCCTCGTCCCCGGAACCCAGCGTCGCCGAGGAGCCAACGCAGACGAGGTGTCCTTCGGGGGTCCCAAGCCGATACTTGAGGCGCCGCAGGAGCAAGGCAAGGTCCGCCCCCTGCGCGCCGTCAAACGTGTGCATTTCGTCTACAACGAGAAATCTCAGGGTCTCGTGATCGTTGGCCTGCCACAACGGCTTGTCCCGCCCGCGCAGGAGGAGGTAGTCGAGCATCTTGTAGTTGGTGAGCAGAATATCCGGCGGGTTGCGCCGCATCGTCTCACGGTGGGTGATGATGCTGTCCGCCGTCACCTCGTGCGTCGCGTTCTTGGGTTCGGCGTCCGCGTAAATCCCTGCGCGCACCCCGTGCAGGGATGGGATCCCGGATAGCGCGGCCGCAATCCGGCGCGCCTGGTCGGTCGCCAGAGCGTTCATTGGATAGATCAGGATCGCCTTGATCCCCGGCTTTCCCTTATTTCGCCGGCAATGATCGAGGATCGGCCAGAGGTAGGACTCTGTCTTGCCCGATCCGGTCCCGGTCGCCACGAGGGTCGAGCGCATGCCCTCGCCACTTAGCCGCGCGAAGGCATCGATCTGGTGCTGGTAGGGGGCAAAACGCAGCGGGATTTCAGGGAATGGCTGCGCCCAGGCCCCATTCGCCGCCCCGTCAATTTGCCGGAACGGCATGTCGACCGAAATCCACGGGCCCTTGATGAAATTTGCGGGTTCTTCGAGGAACCGATCCACCATGCCCTCGAAGGCCCGGCTCGAACTGTTCAGGGTCGTGTGGACCAGTTCGCGCAGGCTCTCCTGGACATGGCGAGCAAGGAGGATCGGGTTCATCTCAAGCGGCCTTGTCGGATTTCAGCCGCTCGAAATGGGCCCAAGCGCACCTGTAGTCCTCGATCCGGTCACATTGCGTGAAGGGTCCGACGAAGTGGCGGGTCACGGTGCGAGGGCCGCCGGGCATCGTGTCGTCGATGGCGGTGCAGGTCAGTTCCGACGGGTTCTCGGCGAGGATCTTCTCCCAGGCGGCGCGGCCGGGGCTTTTGCCGCGTTCGTCAAGCCAGCCGACGCCGGGCAGGCCACTGCTATTATTCGTCCAAACAATTCTCCCTGTTTGGTCGAACCATGTACCGCGCTCATACTGCTGCATGAGTGGGAAATAGATGCGGTAGAGTTCGATCAGCTGTTCAATTGTTAAGCCCAGCGCTTGAGCGACGAGCACGTCGATCTCTATCAATGCCAACCGACGAGCGAAGTCGGAGCGCAGACCAGCTCCTCGATCCCATTCCGAGGGGCCTTTAATTGGCCCTTCATTTTTGAGGCGGGGATCGTGGGAAGACCAAGGGAGCACATCAAGCGCAGCTGCATGGCGGTTCCAGAAATCAGCATAAGCGGATGTGAGACACCCGAGACGCAGAGCTCTGCTGTAAGCCGTTGAACCGGCTTCAATCCATGGCAGGGCTCCGACTTCGTCCTCATGAAGATTTTGCTTGCCAGTTGCCTTGATCACAAAATCAGAAATCAAGGACAGAGCGATGGGTTGAAACTTAACAAGATATGCTTCGTCGGCGAACGCCACGCTTTGCACGGAGTCGATGTGTGTAACTCCCGGAGGCAACAACGCTCCAATAAGTGTTCGCTCGCCGTTGAGCGCCAGCATTTTCCGGAATCCCATACGAAAGAAATCTGTGTGCGACCGCGTCTGGTCCCACCGAACTGCAGGAGCACGTCTAGTGTATTCGCCAATCGATAGCGCAGCACCAAAATTAGTCCTCGGAACATAGTCTTCATGCGCAGCAGGGAGATCGATAACGTCGTAGGCTTTGTTCGAGATGCATATCGCCCGTGGAGTTTTATACAGCGGGTTTCCCACATGGAATATGGGACCCTGTAGTATCATCTCCTCCACTCTTCGGAAGCTCGTTTCCTTTCGGATCGTACCATCCTTTTGACGTCCACTTTCATGCCAGCCTGATGACATATGCCACGTTGGCAACTCGATGGTTTGCTCGCCTTCCGATGTAGAAATTGCCCGTGATACTGTCGGGATTGCTGCCTCTAATTTCGGATGCCGAGAGAGATTCCGGAAGACTGCGAGCACCCTCTTTGAGAATGGCTGAATGAACCTAGCCTGATAGATTGGAACATCAGGTCTTTCCGAAAGCTCGTGTACCGCTGAAATTGACGCCTCGTCGAACTTAATGATGCGCTCTCTGTGGCCGCGCGTCTCCCATTTTCCTTCACTATTCTTGATTGTAGTTATTGGCCCTGCGCCGTCATGATCGTACGAGTCTTCAACTTGAGAGGGAAGGAATGCCTGAGTAAACTGCTCAAATTCAATTGCATTGTCTATTCCCCTGTAAACGTTCAGTGAAAACTCGGTTTCATTATGGACTTCCGTGAACATTTTCTGTTTGATTTCATTTCTGAAATGAAAATGACGTGACGCGCGTTTGTACCAATGCTCTCGGAAATGACCTGATTTAGGATCTCCCAGATGCCCGTCCTGATGGATTAGCGCCGCGCACCCCTCCGGCGCGACCAGCCGGAACGCCAGATCGATGAAACAGCGATAGAGGTTGTTCGACCCGCCTCCGGCGAAGGGGTTCATCACCTCGGACGAGGTCACCTCCATCGCCCCCCGGGTCGACACGAAGTCTTGCAGGAAGACTTCGGTCGCTGGAAGCAGCCGGCCCTCGCGCCGCACGGGCGGGGCCTTCGGCAGCGCCTCGGGCAAAACCTTCTTCGCGTCCGAGGCAGACAGCCCAGCGTAAAGCGGGTCAATATCGGCCAGCACCAACCCTTCGTTCCACGATGGCTTTGCCCAGGGTGGGTTCCCGACGATCACGTCGAACCCGCCACGCGCCTTCATCACGTCGGCGAAGATCAGGTCGAAATGTACGAAGCGCTCTCGCTCGGCGACCTCGACCGCCGTCTTCAGCCAGTCGAAATTATCGATCAGCGCCTCAACATTCGTTTCGCGGAACAACCCCTCCTGCCGCTTGGCTGCCGCCTTGAACAGGTCGCGCGCGGGCGCGTCGGGTTCCAGCCGGTCAAAGAAATCCGGCGCGGGTTCCGAGAACTCCTCGATGCTTGGTGCGGCGAGCGCACCGTCAGCGGTAAACCCACCTTCGAGGATCATCGCCATGCCCTGAAGGAACTCTGCCCGGCTGGGTAGTTGATCCACCTCGTCGAGTGGCCAGAGCCAGAGCGCGCACCAGGCGTCCATCGCCGTCTTCAGGCGCTTGTAGGGTAAGGTATTGGTGGCGCGGTCCTCACCGGTGATGCGCGCGTTCAGACGCGCCTTGTCATGGAAATCCATGCCCTTATTGCCGGGCATCACCTTATCGGGCCAGATCGTTATCTCGTCGTTGGCTGCGACACGAGAGCGGGCAAGATCGTCAGCCACCTGATCGAACAGTGCCTCGGCAACGCGACTGAGCTTCTGGAGCAACTTGATCTCATGCGGCTCGAGCTTCTTGAAAAAGCCATCCTTCCGCCACGCCTTGATTTGATCTTGGGCGTCCTTGGCAAAGGGGGCGATCGATTTGTCCTTATCGAAGTTTGCCATATCCTTGGCGGGCAGGAGCCACTGCCAGACATGCCCCTCGGGCAGGCGCTTGCGCCAGCCGATCTCTTCCGGCTTGCCGTTGAGCCAGAGGTCCGCCTGCGCCCTCGCGCTAAGCAGATCGGTCGAATAGGTGGCGCGGCGCGCACCGATCAGGGAGTTCCCGGCGTGAAGCTGATCGCCAAACCACGGCGAAAAATCGCTTGCGTGCAGACTATTGAGCCACAGGGAGATCGCGCCAAGCTCGACCGCGATTGGGTTGAGGTCTACCCCGAAGCAATTCCGGTCCGCGATATAAGCCCGGACACGCTGTTTCTCGATGACGACCTGATCTTGCGGAATGGTCCGGCCCGTCTCCTTCTGCTTCCGTTCGAGATAGAGATCGGCGAGCTGGTTCGTCGTCTCGACGAGGAAGGCGGCGGACCCCATCGCCGGTTCGAGGATCTTCAGGTCGAGAAGTTCGTCGGCTGTCAGGCAGCGGCACCGCTCCATGAGCGCGTGCTTGACCAGCAGGCGGGCGAGCGGCTCCGGGGTGTAATAGGAGGCGGATTTCTCGCGGTCGCGGCCCGCGAGCCGGTAGATAAAGGTCCCCTTGGGGTAGACTAGCGCCTCAGCCCCCTTGAAGACGATCTCCTCGGCGGCGAACTCGCCGATCCGGCTCCTTGGAACGAACCAGCTTGGCGCAAGCGGGTCCACCTTGTCCCGGCGGAACACGTCATCCTCCGGTTCACTATCGGCCTCCCCTGTGACATCCTCTTCCTCTGCGTCCTCATCGACCTCGGCCGCTTCGCCGGTACCATCGTCATCTGCCTCCGCCGATCGACCCTTCCGCGGCTTCAGTTCGATCAGGTCCGTCTTGGCGACGACCCCGGTGAAGGAGATCAGGGTCTCGTAGACCGCGCCCAGCTGGCCTATCCCCAGCTTCGCGTAGGAAATCCGACCGGTACTCTTCCCAGTTGACCGGAGCGACAAGAGGCGGATCACCTTCTGGATCGCCTCGTTCCGGAGCCGGAGCCCGTTGAGAAGCGGCGTACTCTCCGGATCGAGCAGGGATACCTTGACCGCTGGGAGGCGCAGTCCGGTCGCCTTCCCCTCGTCGACCAGGTCCAGCCCGTCGTGGAGGAGGTTGAGGGTTCGCTGGAGGCTGTCCCAGAGGAATGTTCCCTCGCGGTCAGCGGTTGTCCGAAGCGGAACGGATTCGAGCTCGCGAAGCGCTTCCAGGGAATATCCAGTCGCGTAGATCGGATTCCGAAGGTCCAGTAGGTTCAGCCGGGGATTCGCCTCCGCGTAGAACAGAAACAGGAGGCGATACATGTAGCGCAAGCACTCGCGCGAGAGCTCTGGCCCATCGATCCAAACTCCACGGCGACCAGGTTCCGGGAAGGTAGACGGGTATTTGCCCCCGGTGACTTCGAGCACCTCCTGGCCGAGCAGCTCGATCGCGTCCCGAACGGTCCGCTTCAGTGAGGTGGTGACCGCGTTGGCGTTCCGCTGCGCCTCCTCTTCGAGCCGGTCTGATATTGGCACCCCCTGCTCTGGAACGCGCGCCTCGCGCGCGATGAGGCAGGCCATGACGGTGAGCGTATCGCGCTCCGCCCGGGTGAATATCTCTTGGAGGTCGAAACGGAGCACCGACCGGGCCGGCCATTTCCGCTTGTCGACGAGCACGATCTGGGACAAGCCGAGGACAAGGAGATGACGAGGCCCGTCAGGGAGCTCGAACACACCCTCCGCGATCGTTTCCTCGATCGATCGGTCGAGCAGCGCCGCCTCTCGAAGCTCCTCCGGGAACTGCTCCGGCGTGAACTTGACCCCGAGTGGATCGGCCGCCTCATCGTCGGCATCGGTAATCGGCGCCTCGATTATCCAGAGGGCGTCACGACCGGACGCGTCCGCGACCCGGCCGACGAGAGGGATCACCGGGCTTCCGTTGAGGGCTGTAAGCGCCGTTTCCCGCCTCCAGGTGTAACCGAGAGCGGCAAGGAGCGCGTGATGAGCGTCCCGGACCGATTCCGACTGCCGTGTCTGGTCGGAGGCGTTCCGGACCTGCCGCAGCGCCTCGATGGTCGGGGTGGCGACGCGGGAAAGCCGCTCCACCGGATGAGCCCCCTTGTCGAGGCCGCCCCAGCGCGACGTGATGTCCTGCAATTCCTCCTTCAGCACGTCCGAAAGGGTCCCGGACGGGAAGAATTCAGCCTCGTTCTCGATCCCGATCAGATCCATCCCGTCACCCCACCAACACGGCTTTGACGTCGACATGCGGGTTCGGATCGGCCACCATGCGGCGGGTCCGTTCAAACCATTCCGTCCAGTCCTGGAACAGCCGTTCGATCTTCTGCTCTTTCACCCGGCGCAGGGTCAGGCGCCGCTTCTCAGCGGAACTCAGCGTCTCTTCATCCGCCAGCACATCCCCGAGATCGAGCGCGAGCTGCGCCTTGAACCGGGTTTCCAGCGCCGCGAGCCGGTCAAGGACGTTGTCCAGGTCCCGCTGAATGTCCGCTTCCCGCGCCCGGCGCAGATCGACGAGATGGGTCTGGAACCGGTCTACAGCGGCGGGGATCACTCCCCGCGCCCGGTCCAGGTCATCGATTGGCCGGCTCGGGGTGTTGTCCGCGAACCGGGTCCGGCTCAGGAAGTCCGGGACCTCCTCGATTCGGAGCATCCCGTCCGGGGTCCGGACCACCACCGCCCACCGGTCCACTACCGGCGCCCCGTTCGCGTTCGGGACCGCCCCGTGCAGGATCACCGCCACCTCGCCGGGCTCGAGCCGCCCGTGCAGGTACGCAACGGGGGCGGTGTGCTCCGGAAAGAAGGTGCTGGCCCGGTCCGCGAACCATTCAAGGATCGGGTGCCCGTCCCACAGGTACTGCACGGTCGGCCAAGACCGTTCCTGCATTTTCGCCTGGTCGATAGCCTGATTGATGACCTGCGCCTCGTCTGTCAGTTCGATCCGGTCCCCGGGCCCGACCGCCTCTTCTGGCATGTACCGCCCGTCGACCGCCCCTTCACTCGCGTATCCGAAGCCATCGCGGGCACGCATATCCTCCGGGATCGTCATCCGGATCATCCGCTCTTCCTGAACGACGGACGGCGCGACAGCGAAGACGCACTCCTCGGGGCGAGAGAGGCGCTCGATCATGGCCGTGGCGTAGGTGAACGTGTCTTTGAACAGGCGAGGAGGAGCCAGGTCTGCAGCCACCTCCGCCTTCCGCGGGGCGGGGATCGCATAGTCACCGAAAAGGGCGGCGAACTCATCGTCCAGAGACAAATGGCTCGTGGCCTCCGCGGCCCGCGCGTCCATTTGCGCCTCGAATGCGTCGGCGCCGATCCCTGCGGCAACTGCCTCGGCGACCACGGTCTCCTCTCCCTCAGTGTCCCCGGCTCCTAGGAAAACGGCCGGATCCCCGACCCCCTCCTGAGCCGCCACGTCCTTCGCAACCAGCTTCTCGAGCACCCACATCTGCCGGACCTTCGGATGGGTGCTCTCCCCGACGAAATAGGTGATCTGGGGTGGCCGGTCCTGTCCGTACCGGTCGATG from Porphyrobacter sp. YT40 encodes:
- a CDS encoding N-6 DNA methylase, coding for MDLIGIENEAEFFPSGTLSDVLKEELQDITSRWGGLDKGAHPVERLSRVATPTIEALRQVRNASDQTRQSESVRDAHHALLAALGYTWRRETALTALNGSPVIPLVGRVADASGRDALWIIEAPITDADDEAADPLGVKFTPEQFPEELREAALLDRSIEETIAEGVFELPDGPRHLLVLGLSQIVLVDKRKWPARSVLRFDLQEIFTRAERDTLTVMACLIAREARVPEQGVPISDRLEEEAQRNANAVTTSLKRTVRDAIELLGQEVLEVTGGKYPSTFPEPGRRGVWIDGPELSRECLRYMYRLLFLFYAEANPRLNLLDLRNPIYATGYSLEALRELESVPLRTTADREGTFLWDSLQRTLNLLHDGLDLVDEGKATGLRLPAVKVSLLDPESTPLLNGLRLRNEAIQKVIRLLSLRSTGKSTGRISYAKLGIGQLGAVYETLISFTGVVAKTDLIELKPRKGRSAEADDDGTGEAAEVDEDAEEEDVTGEADSEPEDDVFRRDKVDPLAPSWFVPRSRIGEFAAEEIVFKGAEALVYPKGTFIYRLAGRDREKSASYYTPEPLARLLVKHALMERCRCLTADELLDLKILEPAMGSAAFLVETTNQLADLYLERKQKETGRTIPQDQVVIEKQRVRAYIADRNCFGVDLNPIAVELGAISLWLNSLHASDFSPWFGDQLHAGNSLIGARRATYSTDLLSARAQADLWLNGKPEEIGWRKRLPEGHVWQWLLPAKDMANFDKDKSIAPFAKDAQDQIKAWRKDGFFKKLEPHEIKLLQKLSRVAEALFDQVADDLARSRVAANDEITIWPDKVMPGNKGMDFHDKARLNARITGEDRATNTLPYKRLKTAMDAWCALWLWPLDEVDQLPSRAEFLQGMAMILEGGFTADGALAAPSIEEFSEPAPDFFDRLEPDAPARDLFKAAAKRQEGLFRETNVEALIDNFDWLKTAVEVAERERFVHFDLIFADVMKARGGFDVIVGNPPWAKPSWNEGLVLADIDPLYAGLSASDAKKVLPEALPKAPPVRREGRLLPATEVFLQDFVSTRGAMEVTSSEVMNPFAGGGSNNLYRCFIDLAFRLVAPEGCAALIHQDGHLGDPKSGHFREHWYKRASRHFHFRNEIKQKMFTEVHNETEFSLNVYRGIDNAIEFEQFTQAFLPSQVEDSYDHDGAGPITTIKNSEGKWETRGHRERIIKFDEASISAVHELSERPDVPIYQARFIQPFSKRVLAVFRNLSRHPKLEAAIPTVSRAISTSEGEQTIELPTWHMSSGWHESGRQKDGTIRKETSFRRVEEMILQGPIFHVGNPLYKTPRAICISNKAYDVIDLPAAHEDYVPRTNFGAALSIGEYTRRAPAVRWDQTRSHTDFFRMGFRKMLALNGERTLIGALLPPGVTHIDSVQSVAFADEAYLVKFQPIALSLISDFVIKATGKQNLHEDEVGALPWIEAGSTAYSRALRLGCLTSAYADFWNRHAAALDVLPWSSHDPRLKNEGPIKGPSEWDRGAGLRSDFARRLALIEIDVLVAQALGLTIEQLIELYRIYFPLMQQYERGTWFDQTGRIVWTNNSSGLPGVGWLDERGKSPGRAAWEKILAENPSELTCTAIDDTMPGGPRTVTRHFVGPFTQCDRIEDYRCAWAHFERLKSDKAA
- a CDS encoding DEAD/DEAH box helicase; amino-acid sequence: MNPILLARHVQESLRELVHTTLNSSSRAFEGMVDRFLEEPANFIKGPWISVDMPFRQIDGAANGAWAQPFPEIPLRFAPYQHQIDAFARLSGEGMRSTLVATGTGSGKTESYLWPILDHCRRNKGKPGIKAILIYPMNALATDQARRIAAALSGIPSLHGVRAGIYADAEPKNATHEVTADSIITHRETMRRNPPDILLTNYKMLDYLLLRGRDKPLWQANDHETLRFLVVDEMHTFDGAQGADLALLLRRLKYRLGTPEGHLVCVGSSATLGSGDEAATELRRYAETIFGEPFDADAVIRETRKTPNEVFGDPEYVDRPDPVGIHAALREAVELDQPFAAQRLAHCLFPDEADPDFAVLRDGNPADSAWRIALGERLLQHHLCQRALKIIAEHPGPASLDAITAGLAQVRVLRDWVAADHRALAELVVALVAWARSGAVDNPRPLFNVRLQIWVREMSRMVTNLPRLEAVGRRSTMHLSHALDLDRQALRRSLPVVNCNRCGATAHVGRLNSGSKSCWAPLDQLYEEFFDENGADRIRLFYHDSIDRMVQASGGGSQIVKGLLDAESVDFTPADHEGLEPGSASPVWMYSPTDGQGRIDRTCPACGQARGLLLFGMRAARLTTGITGTLYTSAQNEERPEAKPRFLMFSDSVQDAAHRAAIAETRNALSVYQKSLFTALTGAETGQMTLREVIEEVPAAHLDALGADDFTALFIAKEQTWRRRYQDLIRDGISISDPVFLEQMQLRLGWEYFVDLSYRAHFSHTLEVNGMAAADVAVDLLRSSAERLANEIRNAFPGAPQINPNVLTQFLSGIVQRMRQQGAVGHPYVVNAVATSQAARGLNWYRAAVQMGLGQSRTLPVPNYRRGLAPTPITLQGSPPGFERITRNHVSNWYRDWLFRALGPVDLQVGTDPDTIYPIVLNRLEADGLVRRVNGPDGQNCHAWLLEPEHVTVSTATLGLVCGRCGRHETALAENAESALGAPCARIGCDGYLEAASVPTRPALRRSLASDRNHRVVAREHTGILEADERLRVESGFIKGEARWAPNLISATPTLEMGIDIGDLSTLLLSSVPPEEANYVQRMGRSGRRDGNALNLVLANARAHDLQFWEDPTPMLAGQVRPPGVFLAAEEVLLRQVTAFTLDAYVSASAESGDYGKVRDVLKRRAAGAAEGFPVEWLDLVRVRGAEFAQVFLSGLPPEVQERADLVERVRAYLTGTDSRSIGWRVGTAFDAAAEERANLLQKREEATRELERLRRRRAELTEEEFEKREQEISRDRTEINRLIRSGIDDVPVIKFLTDKGVLPNYAFPEEGVKLTSILSRRNDSARDEDGLLYLEYSRPASSALSEFAPGQFFYANGRQVQIERIEIGKDDLTAWTFCPSCSHVAHRIEGTESRTCPKCGDDMWSDTGAQHEVVRLKSVISVDSEEKAAIRDLDQRDQRQFDRVLMPFHNPEDIATSWFTSRDTGTPFGFEFIPYCTFRDFNFGPKSSLPGPKIAGDRRPAQPFRICRHCGGLQKPPRDPEDRGTHPPNCRVVRETDLPRDRWETDVFLMRGFDTEAIRIVIPVVGDADDDDLKSFVAAINLGMRRHFAGKVDHIRSTVFAAQLDGMTTVRSLYLYDSVPGGSGYLRQIGEHPETMRSVITRAAEALRDCPCNQETDRNGCFRCVKPYRSQFGPGEPDRDRARQLMEAILQKWDSLTRTETGIDESMRGALVESALEKRLLSALSELYGDGALTPQVLAGGRRGFVLRAGRTEAPRLWTIEPQVQIDARFRGLPKKRIDFLLTPIGRAGHLPVVIEMDGLEYHAGTVAQDLLDRITMIRSGEVRLWTLSWRDLDPEDRGLLNPLTESELGAERIGRLGRVLAHPGFASVADTVRRFQTETALAALRRLLDGEAEEDAPTRSVLVRALVATGRPLDQLPRSAALSEEGRGFLRTPELAEHVGAGAIDLYLACQKISPSEWLQSDKDLRLVLRAVLPDPGAAPAAKAVYTDTWRGLWRLVNLFQGVRGFHVELDGLDTLSPPDMSDRSDPPDSAAEAWMEARALCDEAFHPLIDALIAAEAPAPDRFGDDLLAGGRVVGMMEFGWSAAGLAVAEEIHDGVGWNLILFEPDTNPVGEVVTRVLQALEEAQS